One window of Paenibacillus sp. JQZ6Y-1 genomic DNA carries:
- a CDS encoding AraC family transcriptional regulator, which yields MADVSFYRHHQLPFVEGKRCRADELAYHRHFHDEYSIGHIHCGRTHAWCDGQEMQVEAGRMISFPPQMLHACHPEQGMAWSYDMLFIDPDWLNGMERRALEQIHIPYLLSDGKNRNALVPMQQVMQTLMNGGEPLEVETALISLLHMITGTEHGDLEHGQTSVQQDRKYIGIVRDYLHAHFDRPVLLEELEQLTDISRFHLIRLFKQWQHVPPHAYQNVLRINYAKAELHRQRPIAEVAAEAGFYDQSHFTRMFTRIVGATPRRYQVSV from the coding sequence ATGGCAGATGTATCCTTTTACCGTCATCATCAGCTGCCCTTTGTAGAAGGGAAACGCTGTCGAGCGGATGAGCTGGCGTATCATCGGCATTTTCATGATGAATATTCCATCGGGCATATTCATTGTGGACGTACCCATGCGTGGTGCGATGGGCAGGAGATGCAGGTGGAAGCGGGACGAATGATTAGCTTTCCGCCGCAGATGCTGCATGCCTGCCACCCAGAACAGGGGATGGCATGGAGCTATGATATGCTGTTTATCGACCCGGATTGGTTGAATGGAATGGAGCGGCGCGCGTTGGAGCAGATTCATATTCCATATCTGTTATCGGACGGCAAGAATCGTAATGCTCTAGTACCGATGCAGCAAGTCATGCAGACGCTGATGAATGGCGGCGAGCCGCTGGAAGTAGAGACGGCGCTAATTTCGCTGCTGCATATGATCACCGGCACCGAGCATGGGGATTTGGAGCATGGACAGACATCTGTACAACAGGATCGCAAATATATCGGAATCGTTCGCGATTATTTGCACGCGCACTTTGACCGTCCGGTGCTGTTGGAGGAATTAGAGCAGTTAACGGATATTAGCCGTTTCCATCTGATTCGGCTGTTCAAGCAGTGGCAGCATGTGCCGCCGCATGCGTATCAGAATGTACTTCGTATTAATTATGCCAAAGCTGAGTTACACCGCCAGCGCCCGATTGCTGAGGTGGCAGCAGAGGCTGGTTTTTACGATCAGAGCCATTTTACCCGCATGTTCACGCGGATTGTAGGTGCGACGCCGCGCCGGTATCAAGTCTCGGTATAA
- a CDS encoding proline dehydrogenase family protein yields MNPINREQQLMTEAAAALKSIARRPDVKSSVEQNPQLYQLLQRAAARYVTGDHQAQALEAGRILSDNGYAVSLEYIGENTKTLAECEHATSELATLIGAMGKQGMSGRVSFDLSHIGLLLDAELALKHLLQLGQLAQPLGIELFISMEESAKTDDILHIYEKAVAIYPLIGITLQAHLHRTLQDAKAVLSAGTLVRLVKGAYEEHSNMALSRSAELDRRYGELFQLAVERGCSISVATHDESLITCLLGMDWRDAAGVEFELLYGIRPELCVRLRQQGQPVRVYLTYGQEWYLYLCHRIAEYPPNLFQALIDMVDGKRQAPVMEYVQSSFALDHSTHSAT; encoded by the coding sequence ATGAATCCAATCAATAGAGAACAGCAATTAATGACAGAGGCAGCGGCTGCATTAAAATCCATTGCACGTCGCCCAGATGTCAAATCCAGTGTAGAGCAGAATCCACAGCTTTATCAGCTGTTGCAACGGGCAGCAGCGCGTTATGTAACCGGAGATCATCAAGCACAGGCGCTAGAGGCAGGGCGGATTTTAAGCGATAACGGGTATGCCGTGTCGCTGGAATATATCGGGGAAAATACAAAAACCCTCGCCGAATGTGAACATGCCACTAGCGAGCTGGCAACGCTGATTGGAGCAATGGGGAAGCAGGGCATGAGCGGTCGAGTATCATTCGATCTATCGCATATTGGTCTGCTGCTGGATGCGGAGCTGGCACTAAAGCATCTGCTCCAGCTGGGGCAATTGGCACAGCCGCTGGGCATTGAGCTGTTTATTAGCATGGAGGAATCGGCGAAAACGGACGATATTTTGCATATTTATGAGAAGGCAGTAGCGATCTATCCATTGATCGGTATTACGCTGCAAGCACATTTGCACCGTACGCTACAGGATGCCAAGGCAGTGTTATCCGCTGGTACACTAGTACGGCTGGTCAAAGGGGCATATGAGGAGCATTCTAATATGGCATTATCGCGGTCGGCGGAGCTGGATCGACGGTATGGGGAGCTGTTCCAACTGGCGGTGGAGCGTGGCTGTTCTATTTCGGTGGCAACGCATGATGAGTCGCTGATCACATGCTTGCTGGGCATGGATTGGAGAGATGCGGCTGGGGTTGAATTTGAATTGCTATATGGGATTCGTCCTGAATTATGCGTGCGGCTGCGGCAACAAGGACAGCCCGTACGCGTGTATCTCACCTACGGGCAGGAGTGGTACTTGTATCTATGTCACCGAATTGCCGAATATCCGCCCAATCTGTTTCAGGCATTGATCGATATGGTGGATGGGAAA
- a CDS encoding glycoside hydrolase family 2 TIM barrel-domain containing protein → MSKTEVDVRGKQRVNEASLEWLTDTSVFAVNRVDAYSDHRYYESLEQAQAGGTMDWRYSLNGNWKFHYAINPAARPQGFYTEGFSCAGWGDITVPGHIQTQGYGQMQYVNTMYPWDGVENLRPPFISEDYNPVGSYVKHFVLPEQLDGERPVYISFQGVESAFYVWLNGQFVGYGEDSFTPSDFDLTPFIQSGENRLAVEVYQRSTGAWLEDQDFWRFSGIFREVYLYTVPEVHVRDLHVHAGLDDTYTQGQFRVNLSLEQGQSANGAKAVLELKDVDGNVVASGEAAFADGEQGGTASFDATVDNVSTWNAEQPYLYTLYISVYNAAGELTEVIPQRVGFRRFEMINKVMCINGKRIVFKGVNRHEFNCRTGRAVTEEDMLWDIRTIKQNNMNAVRTSHYPNQTRWYELCDEYGIYLIDEMNLETHGSWQKLGAVEPSWNIPGDLPEWQDIVMDRAISMVERDKNHPSILIWSCGNESYAGQVILNVANYFRETDPTRLVHYEGVFHNRDFDDSSDMESRMYAKPADIEEYLNNDPQKPYISCEYMHAMGNSVGGMHKYTELENKYELYQGGFIWDYIDQAVMKKNRFGDEYLAYGGDYDDRATDYGFCTDGIVYADRKVSPKMQEVKFLYQNLKLIPDQQGVTVRNENLFAGTEEYTLVYRLYREGVLVHEQKLDVQVEAGTEQHVDIPLPETAQAAGEYAIHASFVLKQATLWAEAGYEMAFGEHVFIVESTQSQTIPVRIGEMRIAEGDVNVGIHGDNYSIMFSRAAGSLTSLRYDGREYISTPPAPLFWRATTDNDRGTAQGFTSGAWFAASLTRRCTGMQLDKADDRVTFTFQYAFSIHPDVSMTTVYTVYRDGSLHVKSSYVGAAGLPDLPIVALSFKIPADYHHLNWYAMGPDENYIDRAFGARLGVFQNDAADNVSGYVVPQESGNRTGVRRVDITNDNQQGLRITSPAHAPVECNISPYTAFELESAAHLYELPPVHYTVVTVAGKQMGVGGDDSWGAPVHPEYRISSDTDLSFEFTIAPFRV, encoded by the coding sequence ATGAGTAAGACGGAAGTGGATGTTCGTGGGAAACAGCGTGTGAATGAGGCTTCGCTGGAGTGGTTGACGGATACTTCGGTGTTTGCGGTGAATCGGGTGGATGCGTATTCGGATCATCGGTATTATGAGTCGTTAGAGCAGGCTCAGGCTGGTGGCACGATGGACTGGCGATATTCGTTGAATGGCAATTGGAAGTTTCATTATGCGATCAATCCAGCGGCACGTCCGCAGGGCTTTTATACAGAAGGATTTTCTTGTGCGGGCTGGGGCGATATTACGGTTCCGGGGCATATTCAGACGCAAGGCTACGGGCAGATGCAGTATGTGAATACGATGTATCCGTGGGATGGCGTGGAGAATCTGCGTCCACCGTTTATCTCCGAGGATTATAATCCGGTAGGTAGTTATGTGAAGCATTTTGTATTGCCGGAGCAGCTGGATGGGGAACGTCCGGTGTACATTTCGTTTCAAGGTGTCGAATCGGCATTTTATGTATGGCTGAATGGCCAGTTTGTGGGATATGGGGAAGACAGCTTTACGCCGTCCGACTTTGACCTGACTCCGTTTATTCAATCTGGCGAAAACCGTCTGGCTGTGGAAGTGTATCAGCGTAGTACGGGAGCATGGTTGGAGGATCAGGATTTCTGGCGTTTCTCCGGTATATTCCGTGAGGTGTATCTGTATACAGTACCAGAGGTTCATGTGCGTGATCTGCATGTCCATGCTGGGCTAGACGATACGTATACGCAAGGGCAATTCCGTGTGAATCTGTCGCTGGAGCAAGGACAATCTGCCAATGGTGCCAAAGCGGTCTTGGAATTGAAGGACGTAGATGGCAATGTAGTGGCATCCGGTGAAGCTGCATTTGCAGATGGGGAACAGGGTGGAACAGCCAGCTTTGACGCAACAGTAGACAATGTATCCACATGGAATGCGGAGCAGCCATATCTGTATACACTGTACATTTCCGTATATAACGCTGCTGGCGAATTGACGGAAGTGATTCCGCAGCGCGTAGGCTTCCGCCGTTTTGAGATGATCAACAAGGTGATGTGCATTAACGGCAAGCGGATCGTATTCAAAGGCGTGAACCGTCATGAATTCAACTGCCGTACCGGACGTGCGGTGACGGAAGAGGATATGCTGTGGGATATTCGTACGATTAAGCAAAACAATATGAATGCGGTACGTACATCACATTATCCGAATCAGACACGCTGGTATGAGCTGTGCGACGAGTATGGCATTTACCTGATCGACGAGATGAATCTGGAAACCCACGGTTCATGGCAGAAGCTAGGTGCGGTTGAGCCATCGTGGAATATTCCGGGCGATTTGCCGGAATGGCAGGATATCGTGATGGATCGTGCGATCTCGATGGTGGAGCGCGACAAGAACCATCCGTCCATCCTCATCTGGTCATGCGGGAATGAGTCGTATGCTGGTCAGGTCATCCTGAATGTGGCAAACTATTTCCGCGAAACCGATCCGACGCGTCTGGTGCATTATGAAGGTGTCTTCCATAACCGCGATTTCGACGACAGCAGCGATATGGAGAGCCGGATGTACGCGAAGCCAGCGGATATTGAAGAATATCTGAACAATGATCCACAAAAGCCGTACATCAGCTGCGAATACATGCACGCGATGGGCAACTCGGTCGGTGGCATGCACAAATATACCGAACTGGAAAATAAATATGAGCTGTATCAAGGCGGCTTTATCTGGGATTATATTGACCAAGCGGTTATGAAGAAAAATCGCTTTGGCGACGAGTATCTTGCTTACGGCGGCGACTATGATGATCGCGCGACCGACTATGGTTTCTGCACAGACGGAATCGTGTACGCAGACCGCAAAGTATCGCCGAAAATGCAGGAGGTCAAATTCCTGTACCAAAATCTCAAGCTAATCCCTGATCAGCAGGGCGTAACCGTGCGCAATGAGAATCTGTTCGCTGGTACGGAGGAATACACGCTGGTGTACCGACTGTACCGCGAAGGTGTATTGGTGCATGAGCAGAAGCTGGATGTACAGGTAGAAGCAGGTACAGAGCAACATGTAGACATTCCCTTGCCAGAAACGGCGCAAGCAGCAGGCGAGTATGCGATTCACGCATCCTTCGTGCTGAAACAGGCGACGCTATGGGCGGAAGCTGGATATGAAATGGCATTTGGCGAGCATGTATTCATCGTAGAGTCTACGCAGTCGCAGACCATTCCCGTGCGTATCGGCGAGATGCGTATTGCCGAAGGCGATGTGAATGTGGGCATCCACGGCGACAACTACAGCATCATGTTCTCGCGTGCCGCAGGTAGTCTCACTTCGCTACGCTATGATGGACGCGAATACATTTCCACACCACCTGCACCGCTGTTCTGGCGGGCAACGACGGATAATGATCGCGGTACAGCGCAAGGCTTTACATCAGGTGCATGGTTTGCAGCTAGTTTGACGCGCCGCTGCACAGGTATGCAGTTGGACAAAGCGGACGACCGTGTAACATTTACATTCCAATACGCGTTCAGCATCCACCCAGATGTGAGTATGACAACCGTCTACACTGTATACCGCGATGGCAGTCTGCATGTGAAATCAAGCTATGTTGGCGCAGCCGGTCTGCCGGATCTGCCGATTGTAGCGTTGTCGTTCAAAATTCCAGCCGATTACCATCATCTGAATTGGTATGCGATGGGTCCAGATGAAAACTATATCGACCGCGCATTCGGCGCTAGACTGGGCGTATTCCAAAATGATGCTGCCGACAATGTGTCTGGCTATGTAGTACCACAGGAGAGCGGTAACCGTACTGGTGTGCGCCGTGTGGACATCACCAACGATAACCAGCAAGGTCTGCGCATCACGTCTCCTGCACATGCACCAGTGGAATGCAATATCTCGCCATACACTGCATTTGAACTGGAAAGTGCAGCCCATCTGTATGAACTGCCACCAGTACACTACACCGTCGTTACGGTTGCAGGTAAACAAATGGGCGTGGGCGGCGATGATAGCTGGGGCGCACCGGTACACCCGGAATATCGCATTTCGTCGGATACCGATCTGAGCTTTGAATTTACCATTGCACCGTTCCGTGTCTAA
- a CDS encoding esterase/lipase family protein: MKSVLRLRLTIVMALLVSLTGLWGNTPSASAATTHTPIIFVHGLGGSASNFIAIESYLTRQGWSSNELYAIDLPTKNGVQTLNAAAIRSKVDDVLARTGSTKVNIVAHSMGGANSLYYIINYGGADKVDKLITLGGANRLTTNSAPAGVDVTSIYTLNDQIVSNYLSILDGANNIRIAGVMHIGLLYNSNVNSLILEALQK, encoded by the coding sequence ATCAAATCTGTACTTCGTTTGCGCTTGACTATCGTTATGGCATTACTTGTTTCATTGACAGGGCTGTGGGGCAATACGCCGTCTGCCAGCGCGGCAACAACGCATACTCCAATTATTTTCGTGCATGGACTGGGTGGCTCTGCTAGTAATTTTATAGCGATTGAAAGCTATCTGACTCGTCAAGGCTGGTCCTCCAACGAACTGTATGCTATCGATCTGCCTACCAAAAATGGTGTGCAAACACTCAACGCCGCAGCGATTCGCAGCAAGGTAGACGATGTGCTGGCGCGTACGGGCAGCACGAAGGTGAACATCGTTGCGCACAGCATGGGTGGCGCTAACAGCTTATATTACATCATCAACTACGGCGGCGCTGATAAAGTGGACAAACTAATCACGCTTGGTGGTGCGAATCGTCTGACGACGAACAGTGCACCTGCTGGTGTGGATGTAACCTCGATCTATACACTGAACGATCAGATTGTTAGCAACTATCTGTCCATTCTGGATGGTGCGAATAATATCCGTATTGCGGGTGTTATGCACATCGGTCTGCTGTACAACTCCAATGTGAACAGCCTCATTCTGGAAGCTCTGCAAAAGTAG